The sequence below is a genomic window from Chondrinema litorale.
GAAGAATTATTTATTAAACGAGTTAGATTACTTTTAAAAAAGTTTTTTTCTTGAGTATATACAGTATTGAAAACTGAAGTATTTAAATCTGTATTGATGCTTCCATCTTCGTTGTATGGATGCTCCCAAGGACTCATAAAATATTTAGTAAGGTGTGGGTTTTCAAAATAAGCACCTTGCTCTAAAAATCCGTTTTGAATAGTGTTAGCAATGGTTGTGTTAGAAGAGAACTTGATTCTTTTAGTTAAATCTCTACCATAGTTCAACTTAGCAGTAACTCTTTGGAAATCTGAACCTATAACTGTTGCCTCAGTTTTATTATAACCTAATGAAGCGTAAAAGTTAGAAACATCATCTCCGCCAGAAGCAGAAATATTATAGTTTTGAACAACTGCATCTTTATTAGTTACAGCGTCAGACCAACCACCATCTACACCATCCCAACTTTGTAATCTACCTCCATCTAGGTCGTTATCTACCATAAAATCGTAAGCCTCATTTTTAGAAAAGCCATTCGCTTCACCATAAGTATTGTAGATTGCTTCTAAAAGTAATTCTTCGCGTTGTTCTCCATTTAATGGAGTTAAACCTTTGGTAGCATTGTTTTGGAAACTATATGTTGCACTAAAATTGAATTTGGCTTGGCCAGAGCTACCTTTTTTAGTAGTTATTACTATTACACCGTTTGAGCCTCTAGCCCCATATGCTGCTGTTGCAGAAGCATCTTTTAATACAGTAATACTTTCAATATCATTACTGTTAATTGAAGAAAGCGCACTTAGAGAACTAGTTGTGGTACTACCAGAAAAATCATCATTAATCATTGGTACACCATCAATTACAAAAAGAGGTTGGTTACCGGCTGTAATAGTACCTACTCCCCTAATTCTAATATCTTGTGTTGAACCTGGCGTACCAGAAGAAGCAGAGATATTTAGACCAGGAACTTTACCCTGTAGCGTTTGATCTATAGATGTTACTGGGATATCTTTTAAATTATTACCCGTTATCTGCACAGTTGAACCAGTTACTTCATTTTTTCTTTTACTGGTATAACCCATTACCATTATCTCTTCTAGCTGCTCTATACTTTCTGCTAAAGAAACATCTATATTAGTTTTTGAACCAATCTCAACCTCCTGAGTTTCAAAACCAATATAAGTAAATATTAATGTGTTATTCCCTTGTGGTATAGAGACCTTATATCTCCCATTAATATCTGTAATTGTTCCAATTGCTGAACCCTTTAAAATAACATTTACACCAGGAAGTGGTGAATTGTCAGTAGCTGAAATAATTGTTCCGGAGATAGTCCGGTCTTGTGTAAAGCCTACAGAAAGGCTCAGAACCACTAAAATGGTTAAGAAATATGGCGAATATTTCATCCTTATATAATTTGATTGTTTTGTGGTTTTAAAAACTCAGTTAGTAATTGCCATTTCACTAGGGTGTAAAACAGCTTGAAACATTTGTAATAAGTCTCAGTCAATTACTTATTATTAGTGCAAAGGACACTAACTATCAGACAATAAGTATTTGCAATACTTAATAGTACTGATGTAATTTCTTTATCTAGGAGTGGTAATAATTAACCCAAGTTGCG
It includes:
- a CDS encoding SusC/RagA family TonB-linked outer membrane protein gives rise to the protein MKYSPYFLTILVVLSLSVGFTQDRTISGTIISATDNSPLPGVNVILKGSAIGTITDINGRYKVSIPQGNNTLIFTYIGFETQEVEIGSKTNIDVSLAESIEQLEEIMVMGYTSKRKNEVTGSTVQITGNNLKDIPVTSIDQTLQGKVPGLNISASSGTPGSTQDIRIRGVGTITAGNQPLFVIDGVPMINDDFSGSTTTSSLSALSSINSNDIESITVLKDASATAAYGARGSNGVIVITTKKGSSGQAKFNFSATYSFQNNATKGLTPLNGEQREELLLEAIYNTYGEANGFSKNEAYDFMVDNDLDGGRLQSWDGVDGGWSDAVTNKDAVVQNYNISASGGDDVSNFYASLGYNKTEATVIGSDFQRVTAKLNYGRDLTKRIKFSSNTTIANTIQNGFLEQGAYFENPHLTKYFMSPWEHPYNEDGSINTDLNTSVFNTVYTQEKNFFKSNLTRLINNSSLEWEIIDNLKFKSLFNTDFNITNLHRFEDKIHGAGADAYEYTQRNFNYVAQNSLDYSLSINNYNFGVLALVEYQKNKYNSVYAYGENFPAEGLTYVSSTSANYDASSDFEDWANTSYLGMLNYNYMGKYVADFTYRREGSSKFAEGLRFGSFWSVGAAWNITEELFMSELNVLNNLKLRASYGLSGNSNIGINKYQALLQYDANYNDAGAVYPAQFGNTYLTWEKNKTLDIGIDFGFFNSRINGSFGYYNKETYDLLQDVPLSRTSGHDLITQNVGTMVNKGIEALLGFDIVRSQAFNLSVSANIATVNNEVTELAQTATGDDITITSGSRKVEVGKPVYAWYMRKWAGVNPENGNAQWYVNDESDEITDDYYSAEQVYVGGSAIPKITGGFNTHVDYKGVYLDVNLYLLVDIKYTKTGHSTRITLVTTLHYITMV